One window of the Klebsiella oxytoca genome contains the following:
- a CDS encoding glucose PTS transporter subunit EIIB, whose product MVSLKSFLNYFSQPRPVESLSHVEQQQVDCLIQAFGGETNIINVDACITRLRVTVKNLSIVDSQALQQQGALGVIILGQQVHAIFGKQSDALRQLLEEHFASRK is encoded by the coding sequence ATGGTGAGTTTAAAATCCTTTCTGAATTACTTCTCGCAGCCTCGTCCGGTGGAATCGTTAAGCCACGTGGAGCAGCAACAGGTCGATTGTTTAATTCAGGCATTCGGCGGTGAGACAAATATTATCAACGTAGATGCCTGTATTACCCGCTTACGCGTTACGGTAAAAAATCTCTCAATTGTAGATTCTCAGGCATTACAGCAGCAGGGAGCGCTTGGGGTTATTATCCTTGGGCAGCAGGTGCATGCTATTTTTGGTAAGCAGTCAGATGCTTTACGTCAATTACTTGAAGAACACTTTGCCAGTCGGAAATAA
- a CDS encoding carbohydrate ABC transporter permease, whose translation MIINPSENIAEARGAGRHAWCGLLLAIVPGFGQFYHRQWLKGIVFLVLLSSFMSIFYDFLSEGLWGLYTLGEEVPRDNSIFLLAEGIISVLIIAFGLLVYFLSLRDAWVNGKKRDEGMALNSVRKQYQMLLSDGFPYLMITPGFILLVFVVIFPILFGFAIAFTNYNLYHTPPAKLVDWVGFKNFINIFTLSIWRSTFFDVLQWTVVWTLLATTLQCTVGVLLAILVNQKDLRFKPMIRTIFILPWAVPGFVTILVFAGMFNDSFGVINNAILSFFGISPKAWLTDPFWTKTALIMMQTWLGFPFVFAMTTGVLQAIPDDLYEAATMDGASAFTRLRTITLPLVLYSIAPIIITQYTFNFNNFNIIYLFNNGGPAVAGSNAGGTDILVSWIYKLTMSSSQYAIAATITILLSIFVVGLALWQFRATKSFKNDDMA comes from the coding sequence GTGATTATCAATCCCAGCGAAAATATTGCCGAAGCGCGTGGCGCAGGACGCCACGCGTGGTGCGGCCTGTTGCTGGCTATCGTGCCGGGTTTTGGGCAGTTTTATCATCGCCAGTGGCTGAAGGGGATTGTCTTCCTGGTGCTGCTGAGCAGTTTTATGAGCATTTTTTATGACTTTCTCAGCGAAGGTCTGTGGGGGTTGTACACCTTAGGTGAAGAAGTCCCGCGGGATAACTCTATTTTCCTGCTGGCCGAGGGGATCATCAGCGTGCTGATCATCGCTTTTGGCTTGTTAGTCTATTTCCTCTCGCTGCGTGATGCCTGGGTTAACGGTAAAAAGCGCGATGAGGGCATGGCGCTGAATAGCGTTCGTAAGCAGTATCAGATGCTGCTCAGCGACGGTTTTCCCTATTTGATGATTACGCCGGGCTTTATTCTGCTGGTGTTTGTGGTCATCTTCCCGATTCTGTTTGGCTTTGCGATCGCCTTTACTAACTATAACCTGTACCACACCCCGCCCGCGAAGCTGGTGGATTGGGTGGGGTTCAAAAACTTCATCAACATCTTCACATTATCCATCTGGCGTTCGACCTTCTTTGATGTCCTGCAGTGGACGGTGGTGTGGACGCTGCTGGCGACAACCCTGCAATGCACCGTTGGCGTACTGCTGGCGATTCTGGTTAACCAGAAAGATTTGCGCTTTAAGCCGATGATCCGCACGATTTTCATTCTGCCGTGGGCGGTGCCGGGATTTGTGACGATTCTGGTTTTTGCCGGGATGTTCAACGATTCATTCGGGGTGATTAACAACGCCATTTTGTCTTTCTTCGGCATCAGTCCGAAGGCCTGGCTGACCGATCCGTTCTGGACTAAGACGGCGCTGATCATGATGCAAACCTGGCTGGGTTTTCCGTTTGTTTTCGCTATGACTACCGGCGTACTGCAGGCGATTCCCGACGATCTCTATGAAGCGGCGACGATGGACGGCGCCAGCGCGTTTACCCGTCTGCGGACTATTACCCTGCCGCTGGTACTGTACTCCATTGCGCCGATCATCATCACTCAGTACACCTTCAACTTTAACAACTTCAACATCATCTATCTGTTCAATAACGGTGGGCCAGCGGTGGCGGGGTCGAATGCCGGCGGTACGGATATTCTGGTGTCGTGGATCTATAAATTGACCATGTCATCTTCGCAATACGCCATCGCGGCCACCATTACGATCCTGCTGTCGATTTTTGTCGTTGGCCTGGCGTTGTGGCAGTTCCGCGCCACCAAATCCTTTAAAAATGACGATATGGCGTAA
- a CDS encoding sugar ABC transporter permease, translated as MAKSPSIKREKWIRLSLTWLVVIFVSTIIIYPLVWTVGASLNAGNSLLSTSIIPENLSFQHYADLFNGNVNYLTWYWNSMKISFMTMLLTLISVSFTAYAFSRFRFKGRQNGLMLFLLLQMIPQFSALIAIFVLSQLLGLINSHLALVLIYVGGMIPMNTWLMKGYLDAIPKDLDESARMDGASSFRIFFEIIMPLSKPILAVVALFSFTGPLGDFILSSTILRTPDKYTLPIGLYNLVAQKMGASYTTYAAGAVLIAVPVAILYLALQKYFVSGLTSGSTKG; from the coding sequence ATGGCTAAATCACCGAGTATTAAACGCGAAAAGTGGATTCGCCTGTCACTCACCTGGCTGGTGGTCATCTTTGTCTCGACGATCATTATTTACCCGCTGGTCTGGACGGTAGGGGCGTCGCTGAACGCCGGGAACAGCCTCCTGAGTACGTCGATTATTCCTGAAAATCTGTCGTTCCAGCATTACGCGGATTTGTTCAACGGCAATGTGAATTATCTCACCTGGTACTGGAACTCGATGAAAATCAGCTTCATGACCATGCTCCTGACCCTAATCAGCGTGAGCTTCACCGCCTATGCGTTCTCCCGCTTTCGTTTCAAAGGTCGGCAGAACGGGCTGATGCTGTTCCTGCTGTTGCAGATGATCCCGCAGTTCTCAGCGCTGATTGCGATCTTTGTCCTCTCCCAGCTGCTGGGGCTTATCAACAGCCATCTGGCGCTGGTGCTGATCTACGTCGGCGGCATGATCCCGATGAATACCTGGCTCATGAAGGGCTATCTGGATGCGATCCCCAAAGATCTGGATGAGTCGGCGCGGATGGATGGCGCCAGCAGCTTCCGCATCTTTTTCGAGATCATTATGCCGCTGTCGAAACCGATTCTGGCGGTGGTGGCGCTGTTTTCATTTACCGGCCCGCTGGGGGATTTCATTCTCTCCAGCACCATATTGCGTACCCCGGATAAGTACACGCTGCCGATTGGCCTGTACAACCTGGTGGCGCAGAAGATGGGCGCCAGCTACACCACCTACGCGGCGGGAGCGGTCTTGATTGCCGTCCCGGTGGCGATTCTCTATCTGGCGCTACAAAAATACTTTGTTTCCGGCCTCACCTCTGGCAGTACAAAAGGATAA
- a CDS encoding DUF1428 domain-containing protein, with protein sequence MKYVDGFVVAVPAENKEAYREMAAKAAPLFKEFGALRVVECWADDVPDGKLTDFHMAVKAEDDEEVVFSWIEYPSKEARDAANAKMMSDPRMKVFGENMPFDGKRMIFGGFAPLLDE encoded by the coding sequence ATGAAGTACGTTGATGGTTTTGTCGTTGCCGTACCGGCGGAAAATAAGGAGGCATACCGCGAGATGGCAGCAAAGGCCGCACCATTATTTAAGGAGTTTGGCGCCCTACGGGTAGTCGAGTGCTGGGCGGATGATGTGCCGGATGGAAAGCTGACCGACTTTCACATGGCGGTAAAAGCTGAAGACGATGAAGAAGTGGTATTTAGCTGGATTGAATATCCTTCAAAAGAGGCGCGCGATGCCGCCAACGCCAAAATGATGTCCGATCCGCGGATGAAAGTGTTTGGCGAAAATATGCCATTTGATGGAAAACGAATGATATTCGGCGGTTTTGCTCCGCTACTGGATGAGTAA
- a CDS encoding maltodextrin ABC transporter substrate-binding protein, which produces MKKNTLAALILTTLAAGQLTSLQAYAAGQLNVWEDIKKSDGIKAAVSDFEKQFNVKVNVQEMPYAQQLEKLRLDGPAGIGPDVLVIPNDQLGGAVVQGLLSPLTVEQAKQEAFTPASISAFHMDNVLYGVPKAVETLVLIYNKDLIDQPLDSLQAWFDYSKKQREEGKYGLLAKFDQIYYSWGAIGPMGGYIFGKNDKGGFNPQDVGLNKPGAVEAVTFLKKFYTDKVFPAGILGDNGLNAIDSLFTEKKAAAVINGPWAFQPYEAAGINYGVVPLPTLPDGKPMSSFLGVKGYVVSTWSKDKALAQQFIEFINQPQYVKARYVATGEIPPLKAMIDDPLIKNDEKASAVAVQSARATAMPGIPEMGEVWSPANAALELSLTGKQEPKAALDNAEKQIKMQIEAMQASNQ; this is translated from the coding sequence ATGAAAAAGAACACTCTTGCTGCACTGATCCTTACCACTCTGGCAGCCGGGCAGCTGACGAGCCTGCAGGCGTACGCGGCCGGACAGCTCAATGTCTGGGAAGACATCAAAAAATCCGATGGCATCAAAGCCGCGGTAAGCGATTTTGAAAAGCAGTTCAACGTTAAAGTAAACGTGCAGGAAATGCCGTACGCCCAACAGCTGGAAAAGCTACGCCTTGACGGCCCGGCGGGCATCGGCCCGGACGTTCTGGTGATCCCGAATGATCAGCTGGGCGGTGCGGTCGTTCAGGGGCTGCTGTCTCCTCTGACGGTGGAGCAGGCGAAGCAGGAGGCGTTTACGCCTGCTTCAATCAGCGCTTTCCATATGGATAACGTGCTTTACGGCGTGCCGAAAGCGGTGGAAACCTTAGTGCTGATTTATAACAAAGACCTGATCGATCAGCCGCTGGATAGCCTGCAGGCGTGGTTCGATTACTCGAAAAAGCAGCGCGAAGAGGGGAAATACGGTCTGCTGGCGAAATTTGACCAGATCTATTACAGCTGGGGCGCTATCGGTCCGATGGGCGGCTATATCTTTGGCAAAAACGATAAAGGGGGCTTCAACCCGCAGGATGTCGGTCTCAACAAGCCTGGCGCGGTGGAAGCAGTCACTTTCCTGAAAAAATTCTATACCGATAAGGTTTTCCCGGCAGGGATCCTCGGTGACAACGGGTTGAACGCCATCGATTCCCTGTTCACCGAGAAGAAAGCGGCGGCGGTGATTAATGGCCCGTGGGCATTCCAGCCGTACGAAGCAGCAGGCATTAATTATGGCGTGGTTCCCCTGCCGACGTTGCCGGACGGCAAACCGATGAGCTCCTTCCTCGGCGTGAAGGGCTACGTGGTTTCGACGTGGAGTAAAGATAAAGCGCTGGCGCAGCAGTTTATTGAGTTTATTAACCAGCCGCAGTATGTGAAAGCACGCTATGTGGCGACCGGCGAAATCCCGCCGCTGAAGGCCATGATTGACGATCCGCTGATTAAGAATGATGAAAAGGCCAGCGCGGTGGCGGTGCAGTCAGCGCGGGCGACGGCAATGCCGGGGATCCCGGAAATGGGGGAAGTTTGGAGCCCGGCGAACGCTGCGCTGGAGCTGAGCCTGACCGGTAAACAGGAGCCGAAGGCAGCGCTGGATAACGCCGAGAAGCAGATCAAAATGCAGATCGAAGCCATGCAGGCCAGCAATCAATAA
- a CDS encoding arabinogalactan endo-beta-1,4-galactanase, whose protein sequence is MKRLTPAWLAVSLACGFSATTLAADALQTKAFSNMPADFIKGADISTLLDAEKHGAKFFNHNHQQQDPIAILKADGVNYVRLRLWVDPKDADGQRYGGGDNDLATTLALAKRAKAQGMKLLLDFHYSDFWTDPGKQFKPKGWEKLDYPQLKTTIHDYTRDTIARFKQEGVLPDMVQIGNEINGGLLWPEGKSWGQGGGEFDRLAGLLNAAIDGLKENLTGGEQVQIMLHLAEGTKNDTFRWWFDEISKRNVPYDIIGLSMYTYWNGPISALKANMDDISQRYNKDVIVVEAAYAYTLDNCDNAENSFQAKEEKDGGYPATVQGQYNYIHDLMQAVADVPQHRGKGIFYWEPTWIAVPGNTWATPAGMKYIHDEWKEGNARENQALFDCQGKALPSMKVFN, encoded by the coding sequence ATGAAAAGATTAACACCCGCCTGGCTTGCTGTTTCTCTGGCATGCGGTTTTTCCGCTACTACGCTGGCGGCAGATGCGTTGCAAACGAAGGCGTTTAGCAATATGCCCGCTGATTTTATTAAAGGCGCGGATATCTCCACGCTGCTGGATGCGGAAAAGCACGGCGCGAAGTTCTTTAATCACAACCATCAGCAGCAGGATCCGATTGCGATCCTCAAGGCCGACGGCGTGAACTACGTTCGTCTGCGCCTGTGGGTGGATCCCAAAGATGCCGATGGCCAGCGCTACGGCGGCGGCGATAACGATCTGGCGACGACGCTGGCGCTGGCGAAGCGGGCAAAAGCGCAGGGGATGAAGCTGCTGCTTGATTTCCACTACAGCGATTTCTGGACCGATCCGGGTAAGCAGTTCAAGCCGAAAGGCTGGGAGAAGCTGGACTATCCACAGCTGAAAACCACGATCCACGATTATACCCGCGACACGATTGCCCGCTTTAAGCAGGAGGGCGTGCTGCCGGATATGGTGCAGATCGGCAACGAAATTAACGGCGGTCTGCTGTGGCCGGAAGGGAAAAGCTGGGGGCAGGGCGGCGGCGAGTTCGATCGCCTTGCCGGGCTGCTGAATGCCGCCATCGATGGACTGAAGGAAAATCTTACCGGCGGTGAGCAGGTTCAAATTATGCTTCATCTGGCCGAAGGCACGAAAAACGACACCTTCCGCTGGTGGTTTGATGAAATCAGCAAGCGTAACGTCCCTTACGACATTATTGGTCTGTCGATGTACACCTACTGGAATGGTCCGATTAGCGCGCTGAAAGCCAATATGGACGATATCAGCCAACGCTATAACAAAGACGTGATTGTGGTGGAAGCCGCTTACGCTTATACCCTGGATAACTGCGACAATGCCGAAAATAGCTTCCAGGCGAAAGAAGAAAAAGATGGCGGTTACCCGGCCACCGTGCAGGGGCAATATAATTATATTCATGACTTAATGCAGGCCGTTGCCGATGTTCCGCAGCATCGCGGTAAAGGTATTTTTTATTGGGAGCCGACGTGGATTGCCGTACCGGGAAATACCTGGGCGACGCCTGCTGGAATGAAATATATCCACGATGAGTGGAAAGAGGGAAATGCCCGGGAAAATCAGGCGCTGTTTGATTGCCAGGGAAAAGCATTGCCGTCGATGAAGGTATTTAATTAA
- a CDS encoding YczE/YyaS/YitT family protein: protein MVRRLLQLYIGLVLYGMSTALFVHANLGADPWDVFHLGVGKQFNLDLGTVMILTGAAVLLLWIPIRQMPGLGTVSNVIVLGLAANATLAVLPPVDSLVVRSLLLVGAIVLNALATGMYIGAGFGPGPRDGLMTGLHARTGWSLRGIRTAIELSVLLIGWMMGGSFGMGTVLYAITIGPLIQLCLPWFHQPAARKAAVKRSEAIS, encoded by the coding sequence ATGGTACGTCGTTTGCTGCAACTTTATATTGGTCTGGTCCTTTACGGCATGTCTACTGCGTTATTTGTTCATGCCAATCTTGGCGCCGATCCCTGGGACGTTTTTCATCTGGGGGTCGGTAAGCAGTTCAACCTGGATTTGGGGACGGTCATGATCCTGACGGGAGCCGCAGTGCTGCTGCTGTGGATCCCGATACGGCAAATGCCGGGCCTGGGTACGGTGAGTAACGTCATTGTGCTGGGGCTGGCGGCGAACGCGACTCTGGCTGTGCTGCCGCCGGTGGATTCGCTGGTGGTGCGCAGCCTGCTGTTGGTTGGGGCCATCGTACTGAATGCGCTGGCGACGGGGATGTATATTGGCGCAGGTTTTGGCCCTGGGCCGCGCGACGGTCTGATGACCGGGCTGCATGCCCGTACGGGGTGGTCGCTGCGCGGTATTCGTACCGCAATTGAACTTTCCGTCTTGCTGATAGGCTGGATGATGGGCGGTAGTTTTGGCATGGGAACCGTACTCTATGCGATAACGATCGGCCCGCTGATCCAGCTATGCCTGCCGTGGTTCCATCAGCCAGCAGCGCGTAAGGCGGCGGTGAAACGCAGTGAGGCGATTTCCTGA
- a CDS encoding ABC transporter ATP-binding protein gives MSNIRLRNVTKRFGSTVTLHQVNLDIEDGEFAVFVGPSGCGKSTLLRMIAGLEEVSDGEVLIGDEVMNDVVPAHRGVAMVFQSYALYPHMTVAENMGYGLKVNKVPKDEIRRQVEMVAKTLQLSHLLDRKPKQLSGGQRQRVAIGRAIVRNPRVFMFDEPLSNLDAELRVEMRLHIAKLHHELKTTMVYVTHDQVEAMTLADKIVVMNYGKVEQMGSPMSLYYNPVNKFVAGFIGSPKMNFLPATVTAWQPGQLSVKMAQDHNLTLNITTSPLQPGAAVTLGIRPEHLSTNVNIGTVVEFQCEVVERLGNNTYLFGQCYGHDNVKILLPGDVHFRPWQKISVAFDDRFCMVFDENDLRISDDIAAPDAH, from the coding sequence ATGTCCAATATACGACTGAGGAATGTCACCAAGCGGTTCGGCAGTACAGTGACGCTGCATCAGGTCAATCTTGATATTGAAGATGGTGAATTTGCGGTGTTCGTCGGCCCGTCCGGCTGCGGTAAATCGACGCTACTGCGGATGATTGCCGGTCTGGAAGAAGTCAGCGACGGTGAAGTCCTGATTGGCGATGAAGTGATGAATGATGTTGTCCCCGCCCATCGCGGCGTTGCCATGGTATTCCAGTCCTATGCGCTCTATCCGCATATGACGGTGGCGGAGAATATGGGCTATGGCCTGAAGGTGAATAAAGTGCCTAAAGATGAAATTCGCCGCCAGGTTGAAATGGTGGCGAAAACGCTGCAGCTCTCTCACCTACTGGATCGTAAACCTAAGCAGCTTTCCGGCGGTCAGCGCCAGCGCGTGGCGATTGGCCGCGCCATCGTACGTAATCCTCGGGTGTTTATGTTTGATGAACCCCTCTCTAACCTTGACGCCGAACTACGCGTTGAGATGCGCCTGCATATCGCTAAACTTCATCATGAACTCAAGACGACGATGGTTTATGTCACTCACGATCAGGTTGAAGCGATGACCCTGGCCGATAAGATCGTAGTGATGAACTACGGCAAAGTCGAACAGATGGGATCGCCGATGTCGCTGTATTACAACCCGGTGAATAAGTTCGTCGCTGGGTTCATCGGTTCACCAAAAATGAACTTCCTGCCCGCGACGGTAACCGCATGGCAGCCGGGTCAACTAAGCGTGAAGATGGCGCAGGATCATAATCTGACGCTCAATATCACCACATCACCGCTGCAGCCGGGTGCTGCCGTAACTCTGGGTATTCGTCCTGAACATCTCTCAACCAATGTGAATATCGGTACCGTGGTTGAGTTTCAATGTGAAGTGGTCGAGAGGCTGGGTAACAACACCTATCTGTTCGGTCAATGTTATGGCCACGATAACGTCAAAATCCTGCTGCCCGGCGACGTTCACTTCCGCCCCTGGCAAAAGATCAGCGTCGCATTCGACGATCGCTTCTGCATGGTATTTGATGAAAATGATCTGCGCATTAGTGACGACATCGCAGCCCCTGATGCCCATTAA
- a CDS encoding beta-galactosidase: MKKFAPLSPKVNTLLHGADYNPEQWENYPDIIDKDIAMMQQAKCNVMSVGIFSWAKLEPQEGVFEFGWLDTILEKLYAAGIHVFLATPSGARPAWMSQKYPQVLRVGRDRVPALHGGRHNHCMSSPVYREKTLKINTLLAERYAQHPAVLGWHISNEYGGECHCSLCQERFRDWLKARYETLDNLNHAWWSTFWSHTYSDWTQIESPAPQGEVSIHGLNLDWRRFNSAQVTDFCRHEIAPLKAANADLPVTTNFMEYFYDYDYWQLAQALDFISWDSYPMWHRDKDETALACYTAMYHDMMRSLKGGKPFVLMESTPSATNWQLTSKLKKPGMHILSSLQAVAHGADSVQYFQWRKSRGSVEKFHGAIIDHVGHLNTRVGREVTKLGEILSQLSGVVGCRTDAKVAIIFDQQNRWALDDAQGPRNLGMEYENTVNEHYRPFWEQGIAVDIIDADVDLSAYRLVIAPMLYMVREGFAERAEAFVANGGHLVTTYWTGIVNETDLCHLGGFPGPLRKLLGIWAEEIDCLNDGERNLVQGLAGNEGGLQGPYQARHLCELIHAETAQPLATYRDDFYAGRAAVTVNHFGKGKAWHVASRNDLAFQRDFFGTIMQELALPRAVEADFPPGVVATARTDGETTYVFLQNYSAQQQHVTLPQGYHDTLTGTSLSASVTLNAWDCRILSRNA; the protein is encoded by the coding sequence ATGAAAAAATTTGCGCCTTTGAGTCCGAAGGTTAATACGCTATTGCATGGCGCCGACTATAACCCGGAGCAATGGGAGAATTATCCCGATATTATCGACAAAGATATTGCCATGATGCAGCAGGCAAAATGTAATGTCATGTCGGTAGGGATATTTAGCTGGGCGAAACTTGAACCTCAGGAAGGCGTATTTGAATTTGGCTGGCTGGATACTATTCTCGAAAAACTGTATGCCGCCGGAATTCATGTCTTTCTCGCGACGCCAAGCGGTGCCCGTCCGGCGTGGATGTCGCAGAAGTATCCTCAGGTACTGCGCGTCGGCCGCGATCGGGTGCCGGCGCTGCACGGCGGACGGCATAACCACTGTATGTCCTCGCCGGTCTATCGTGAGAAAACCCTGAAGATTAATACCCTGCTGGCGGAACGTTACGCGCAGCATCCGGCGGTGCTGGGCTGGCATATCTCCAACGAATACGGCGGAGAGTGCCACTGCAGCCTGTGCCAGGAGCGTTTCCGCGACTGGCTGAAAGCGCGCTATGAAACGCTGGATAATCTCAATCATGCCTGGTGGAGTACCTTCTGGAGCCACACCTACAGCGACTGGACGCAGATTGAATCTCCGGCTCCGCAGGGGGAAGTCTCAATTCATGGTCTGAACCTGGACTGGCGTCGATTCAACAGCGCTCAGGTGACCGACTTCTGCCGCCACGAAATCGCGCCATTGAAAGCGGCCAATGCCGATCTGCCGGTGACAACCAATTTTATGGAGTATTTCTACGATTACGACTACTGGCAGCTGGCGCAGGCGCTGGACTTTATTTCGTGGGATAGCTATCCAATGTGGCATCGCGATAAAGATGAAACAGCGCTGGCCTGCTACACAGCGATGTATCACGATATGATGCGCAGCCTGAAGGGCGGCAAGCCGTTTGTCCTGATGGAATCCACGCCGAGCGCGACCAACTGGCAACTGACCAGCAAGCTGAAAAAGCCGGGAATGCATATTCTCTCTTCTCTGCAGGCGGTAGCGCACGGCGCGGATTCGGTACAGTACTTCCAGTGGCGTAAGAGCCGCGGTTCGGTGGAGAAGTTCCACGGCGCGATAATCGATCATGTCGGCCACCTCAACACGCGCGTGGGTCGTGAAGTGACTAAGCTCGGCGAGATATTAAGCCAGCTGTCCGGCGTGGTGGGATGCCGGACGGATGCCAAAGTGGCGATTATCTTCGACCAGCAAAACCGCTGGGCGCTGGATGATGCTCAGGGGCCGCGTAATCTCGGGATGGAGTATGAAAATACGGTTAATGAGCACTATCGCCCGTTCTGGGAGCAGGGGATTGCGGTAGATATTATCGATGCCGACGTTGATCTGAGCGCTTACCGGCTGGTCATTGCGCCGATGCTGTATATGGTTCGCGAAGGATTTGCCGAACGTGCTGAAGCTTTTGTGGCTAACGGCGGCCATTTAGTTACAACATACTGGACGGGCATTGTTAACGAAACCGACCTGTGCCATCTGGGGGGCTTCCCGGGCCCGCTGCGTAAACTGCTGGGCATTTGGGCGGAAGAAATTGACTGCCTGAACGACGGCGAACGCAATCTGGTACAGGGGCTGGCGGGCAATGAAGGAGGGCTACAGGGACCGTACCAGGCGCGTCATCTGTGTGAACTGATTCATGCTGAAACGGCGCAGCCGCTGGCGACCTACCGCGATGATTTTTACGCCGGAAGAGCGGCAGTCACCGTTAACCATTTTGGTAAAGGTAAGGCCTGGCACGTTGCTTCGCGCAACGATCTGGCTTTCCAGCGGGACTTTTTCGGTACCATTATGCAAGAGCTGGCGCTGCCGCGTGCGGTTGAGGCTGATTTCCCGCCCGGCGTGGTGGCCACTGCGCGTACGGATGGTGAAACCACCTACGTTTTCCTGCAAAACTACAGCGCGCAGCAGCAGCATGTGACCTTACCCCAGGGCTACCATGACACTCTTACCGGCACGTCACTGAGTGCATCGGTGACCTTAAATGCATGGGATTGCCGGATCCTTAGTCGTAACGCTTGA
- a CDS encoding EAL domain-containing protein, whose translation MTTRHQVSLVTGVLILAIILPVVLSIWLATQQAKEQFYTELDNFSVRVLARVQQVADQATEALKEADAHAATTCSPQHLLNMRRIAYTHRYVQEVLWLHDGIPQCSSLEDHQVSVTFPAPDHITVDGYRTWLTSVNDLGLKHKMTAMGSEHHVVMIDPVSFIDVIPLGQEEIHTLLFGTQRDQIIISSQPLNAAAWEQIKHLNVETLTLNNIVYRLHRIPELGLAIATWSSTLPLQKKLHQQLILWLPIGLFTSILASFLLLRLLRRLRSPRYGMLDALNSNAIQVYYQPIISLQSGKIAGAEALARWKQPDGSFLSPDIFIPLAEQTGLITRLTEDIVRQIFADLGTWLRQRPEIHISINLSVDDLRSPKLPYLLQEQLQRWGISAQQIILEITERGFVDPQTTLPVIAGYRQAGHRISIDDFGTGYSSLSYLQQLDVDTLKIDKSFVDTLEYKPLTPHIIDMAKALNLATVAEGVETEYQRDWLRLHGVQYAQGWLYSKALPKEKFILWAENNLKANSTPSEIIRV comes from the coding sequence ATGACTACCCGGCATCAGGTGAGCCTGGTTACAGGGGTACTCATACTCGCCATTATTTTGCCGGTGGTGCTGAGCATCTGGCTGGCAACGCAGCAGGCCAAAGAACAGTTTTATACCGAGCTGGATAACTTTTCCGTCCGCGTGCTGGCGCGAGTGCAGCAGGTTGCCGATCAGGCAACAGAAGCGCTTAAAGAAGCGGATGCGCACGCTGCCACGACCTGCAGTCCACAGCATCTGCTCAACATGCGGCGAATTGCCTACACTCACCGCTACGTCCAGGAAGTTCTGTGGTTACACGATGGTATTCCACAGTGCTCTTCCCTCGAAGATCATCAGGTTTCGGTTACCTTTCCGGCGCCCGACCATATTACCGTCGATGGCTATCGCACCTGGCTCACGTCGGTGAACGACCTCGGACTAAAACATAAAATGACGGCAATGGGCAGCGAACATCACGTGGTGATGATCGACCCCGTTTCGTTTATCGATGTGATCCCGTTAGGCCAGGAAGAAATTCACACCCTCCTGTTTGGCACTCAGCGCGATCAAATTATTATCAGCAGTCAGCCGCTTAATGCCGCCGCCTGGGAGCAAATTAAACATCTCAATGTTGAAACCTTAACCCTTAATAATATCGTTTATCGTCTTCACCGTATCCCGGAGCTGGGACTGGCGATCGCCACCTGGTCATCAACATTGCCGCTGCAAAAAAAGCTGCATCAGCAGCTGATACTATGGCTGCCGATAGGCCTCTTCACCAGCATTCTGGCCTCATTCCTTCTCCTCCGCTTGCTACGAAGGTTACGCTCGCCGCGATACGGAATGCTGGACGCGCTGAATTCCAACGCCATTCAGGTTTATTACCAGCCCATTATTTCGTTGCAGAGTGGAAAAATCGCCGGTGCAGAAGCGCTTGCCCGCTGGAAGCAGCCTGATGGAAGTTTTTTATCGCCGGATATTTTTATCCCGCTTGCCGAACAAACCGGCCTGATTACCCGTTTAACCGAGGATATTGTGCGGCAAATCTTTGCCGATCTTGGTACCTGGCTGCGCCAGCGCCCGGAAATACACATTTCGATTAACCTGTCGGTTGATGATTTACGCTCGCCAAAACTGCCGTACCTCCTGCAAGAGCAGCTTCAACGCTGGGGCATCAGCGCTCAGCAGATCATCCTGGAAATCACCGAGCGCGGTTTTGTCGACCCGCAAACGACTCTGCCGGTTATCGCCGGTTACCGGCAGGCCGGACACCGCATCTCTATCGATGACTTCGGTACCGGCTATTCCAGCCTCAGCTATTTACAACAGCTGGATGTCGATACCCTGAAAATCGATAAATCGTTTGTTGATACGCTGGAGTACAAACCGTTAACGCCGCATATTATCGACATGGCGAAAGCGCTCAATCTGGCGACGGTCGCAGAAGGCGTTGAAACTGAATACCAGCGCGACTGGCTGCGCCTTCATGGCGTGCAGTACGCTCAGGGTTGGCTGTATAGTAAAGCGCTGCCAAAGGAGAAATTTATTCTGTGGGCTGAAAACAATCTTAAAGCGAACTCTACACCGTCAGAGATAATACGCGTCTGA